DNA from Drosophila busckii strain San Diego stock center, stock number 13000-0081.31 chromosome 2R, ASM1175060v1, whole genome shotgun sequence:
TTTGAACTTTTACCGGACAATTCCGGGAAAACTCAATTTTCCCTTAATCTTTTTAATAtgttagcaattaaaaaatgataTTTTCAGATATGGAAAATGCAGCAGGGAAGCTACATTTTTCTCTCAATAAAACTACTACATATTACGAACGCATAGCGTTAAATATCACTAAAACCCTATAAAACCTGTTCGGAATATTCAGATTTGGAAAGCTCCgcataatttaaagttaagttaaaaatctgaaaactttaaaaaaatcacATGTGGAAAGAGGTTAATAAGTATCgatcaaattaaaagttatcAATAATACAAGCTTTTATAATGTATCGGAGAATATAATGGTTATTGATAAATCACAAAGTTATCAATAAGtaaaaaagcttaaatgccatctaaattttcaaaaaatatagcaaaatgcaaaagttatCATCCAAAGATGTAAAACCTATCAAATTTACCAAAATTATCAATAATTCCAATGAGGCCgaaattgattgaaaaaaaaagaaacaattaCGGCGACTACACGATGGAGATTTCCTCTTGTTTGTCCACACCCGCCACAAAAAAAGGGCGCGTCTGGAAATGAAGTTCATTTCAGAATCTATATATTGTATACTCTTTGGCAAAAGGGAAGAAATTGAGCTGCAAGACAAACGAAGTCGATTAAGCCATGCATGTCTGTATGAACAACAAGATTTCAAAGGCCACAAGAATTGGATACCCCAAGATTGGTATGTAGATCAGggaacggcaagagtgcacaccCCTTTAAACCCAATGTGTACTACCATTgtgccactgccacacacaaatgaaattgtGTCTCAGACCAGTATTTTGTGTGTGGGCATCAGCTTCCCGAAGCAATGCACACGAAAAAGGTCATAcaattttgtgtgtattttgtctgtgcttctgtttcgctacctgctggcGCGTCCGCATCGCTACCAATGCAAACAGAGCGAAACAGCAAGCGAGActttttctcgcttatgcttatgccagccgatcgcattttgtatttacgaacatttttctttgcttttgtcttcTGAGTGGCTAAAGCACACAGACCTATTCTTGTGTGTTTTGTGAAGTGCACACACAATTtgggttgtgtgtgtgtgtgtgcatgtattaTCCCGTGTTTTCTGTGTGAGCGTATGGTCTCGCGCTTGCTTTTTTAGGGTGCTACCATTGCGcataaaaagtgccacaattgctgTTCTCTGATGGAAATACTCCTATATCCGAAGCAGATCGagttaaattttgtaatttaattcaattcccATTCAAATTGATACAAACTATGTACGCATCAATGAATCGGATAAATGATTTTGAAATAttcgaatttaaatattcCGTTAATTGTGTATGTATAAGTGAGTACTTAAGTTTGATTACAGCGGGCCCCAAGTCAATGTttaataaagcttaaagttggctgcgctcaaCATTAAAATTCTCTAGGACTATGTCCTATCCTATGGGATATAAcacatattttgatttaaatagaCAGAATGTATGCACTAAAAAGGAAGAATCCGAGAATGCTACTGATGAAACAGATGTCGGCGAAGTCAGTGATACCTTTCATTTCACCGTTAACTCATGTGATGTAAAGCCGAACAAATACGTTTGCACTAAAATGTAAGATAGAAATGTAGTAAAAATtaagattaaaaaaattgtaaaaaaaatctgTTTTTCCAATTCAAGCGTTAATCAAAATGGTAACAAGAAGACATTGACATTAACGCGCCAGTGCTGTTATGGATATGGACGCCCAAATAATGCGCAATTAACCACACCATGCGAAAAGATCAAAATTAACGACATTGAAACAACCGCACAGCTCATGGgggcaaaacaatttattgagaGTGGCAAATATTCTGGAGATTTGGGCGAAATGTTACGGAAAGACAAACCATTGACTTTGTTTATACCCAATGATGCCGCTTTTCAGGAGTATCGTGATCAGCATCACGAGGAGAACGTAAATAAATGCTTTCTAAATTACCTGTGAACCATCAAAGTtattaatgtaaaaatatttcatagaATGTTGGGCGCGCACAGACATCGATTTTCAAACTACATTCTGTGTTAGATGATGTGCAACTAGAGAATATTCTCAGTGAGAAACTGCTAAACAGTGCGCAGGCTAACCAGAAAATTCGCATCAACGCCTATCAGTTACCACACAGTCTAGGTACCGAGTATTATCGTTATTCTGCCAATTGTGTGCCGATCGGCAGTCACGATAGGCTATCGAAACAAGCTGTTTTACACACATTGACTGGAGTGCTGAAGCCTCTAACTAAAACAGTAATGGATATCATACGAGAGCGTGTTGATATATCCATTATGCGCAATGTGCTGGAGAAGACGAATATGAGTGCTTTACTTGAAACTGATCAGCCTGTGACAATTTTTGTTCCTACTAATGAAGCTTTCAAAAAGTTGGAACCTCATTTGCGTCGTGCCCTGATGAAAGGACTTGGCTGCGCATCCAGTAAATAGCCATACATTTTCTTCATAATACGTAATGCTCTACTATAATATGTATTTCTTCTATTTCATTTATAGACATACTAAAAAATCACATGCTGGATTTCACTTTCTGCTCTTTAGCCATGGTACCAGGTGGTAATACAACTACCTACAATCTTTTAGGGGAGCCCCTTCTACTAAATCGCAAACAACGTGTACTGAATCAAACGGAGATAgattcaattaatataaataatgctgcTAAGATATTGGACATAGATATCATGGGCACAAACGGTGTACTACATGTTATTGACACTGTACTACCCACTGCGTCCGCGCTTCCAATGACTTCCTTAATGTTAGAAAAAAATTTGACAATCTTCAAGCGACTGATAGAAGCGTCTGGATTTGATGATGAGTTGGACGATCTTTACAATGTGACAGTTTTTGCCCCAACAGATAGCGCATTGCAACACTCTGTATGGTCTCAACTTTTATATGAAGAACCAGAGCATTTAAAAGACAATAAGGATCTTTGGGAGTTTCTTAATTATCATGTGATCAAGCCGATGATTAAAACCTGCGACTTGTCGGAGAGCTCTTTGCCCACAATGGCAGGCACCAATGTTCGTCTTAATCTCTACTCAACACATGGACTCTTCTCAGATGTTTTTAACAGGGCCACCGTCAACTGTGCTCGCCTCGTGTACTTCGACGCCGATAGCTGCGGATCAGTGCTACATCAGATAGATCGACCCCTGTCTCCACCGAAAAATGTAAGTAAAGCATTGCTACTATCCGCTTGACTTAgtagtaataatttttaaatccaCAGAATCTGTTACAAACCCTAGAATCAAATACCAACTTTAGTAAATTCCTGGAGCTAGTACGAAAGGCTAATTTAACGCACTTGCTCTCTAATAACTTACAAAGCTTGACTCTGCTGGTGCCCAAGAATGATGCGTTTGAGGAATTCAGTGAGTCTGCCGAATCCAAGACTTTCATTCAGAGCACTGAAGAGATTGAGGCACAAGTTAAAATGCATATTGTCAATGATGTCGTCTGTTGTGCTGGCATCATTCCGACCAAGTGGCCATTTGTGCGATCAATAGAATCCATTTCTGGTGAACGTCTACGCATCACTCGAGATCGTCGCCCTAAAATTGAGAACGCTGGCGTCACAAAATGTGATATTGTGGCTACCAATGGTATCTTGCATGAAATTAATGACATTATTGTACCCAGCAGTTCCGCACAGACGCTTACACGATCGCGACATGGCGACTTTGAAGTATATTtctaaatatcaaaaaaatactttagctttgataaataattattttttaatattcagaaatcaataaataaaaattatttgaagaaATTTCCAAACGAAATCTtaaaagtcaaaaaaaaatcttaaaaaccaaacaaaattttaacaatagATAAAGTACATTTTGAAAACACAGTCTAAATCACCGGTGGGCacgaaatttttatttgggaGCAATATTACACACGATTGCCCTATTCTCAGGATGTGTGAAagagttaataaaaatgtaaatacttcaaaaattattatgccaATATCATTTATTGATactatattttcaaaatttttctGAACAAAATGTTGTCAATGTTGAagtctataaattaatttcaaaaatttaccATGTGCT
Protein-coding regions in this window:
- the LOC108603436 gene encoding transforming growth factor-beta-induced protein ig-h3, which codes for MLKLWVFLLWAYATYAIPFYDDFVSDVKDVEFIPIEEQRSGRQDGQLTLSQLPVSRSNLNPFAVGALTTDVKSPKPSEIFLQSFPFFSGEFLTTLEGFVVGSNLESWWKGQNVCTKKEESENATDETDVGEVSDTFHFTVNSCDVKPNKYVCTKIVNQNGNKKTLTLTRQCCYGYGRPNNAQLTTPCEKIKINDIETTAQLMGAKQFIESGKYSGDLGEMLRKDKPLTLFIPNDAAFQEYRDQHHEENNVGRAQTSIFKLHSVLDDVQLENILSEKLLNSAQANQKIRINAYQLPHSLGTEYYRYSANCVPIGSHDRLSKQAVLHTLTGVLKPLTKTVMDIIRERVDISIMRNVLEKTNMSALLETDQPVTIFVPTNEAFKKLEPHLRRALMKGLGCASNILKNHMLDFTFCSLAMVPGGNTTTYNLLGEPLLLNRKQRVLNQTEIDSININNAAKILDIDIMGTNGVLHVIDTVLPTASALPMTSLMLEKNLTIFKRLIEASGFDDELDDLYNVTVFAPTDSALQHSVWSQLLYEEPEHLKDNKDLWEFLNYHVIKPMIKTCDLSESSLPTMAGTNVRLNLYSTHGLFSDVFNRATVNCARLVYFDADSCGSVLHQIDRPLSPPKNNLLQTLESNTNFSKFLELVRKANLTHLLSNNLQSLTLLVPKNDAFEEFSESAESKTFIQSTEEIEAQVKMHIVNDVVCCAGIIPTKWPFVRSIESISGERLRITRDRRPKIENAGVTKCDIVATNGILHEINDIIVPSSSAQTLTRSRHGDFEVYF